GGGCCACCCGGGCCCAGCGGGACGCGCTGGACCGGGCCCTGGTCGACCTGGCCGGCTTCTACCGGGACGCGCTGACCATCGCGGTCGGGGCCCCGGTGGCCCCGGTGCACGCCGACACCGCCGAGCTGGCCGGGGCGGGGGCGCAGAAGTGGTCGGCCGAGGGGGCGTTGCGCCGGTTGGAGGCCGTACTGGCCTGCCGGTCGGCGATCGAGGCCAACGTCAAGCCCCGGATCGCGGTGGAGTCCATGATGCTCACTCTCTGGCGGGGCTGACCTGCCGCTCAGGCAGGCCCCCGCGTAGGGCCATCGACAGTCGCAACCGGGTGCGGTACGGTCCCGGTGATGTCACCGTGACCCTGGTGGCACGCTGCGTGAGGCAGCGCGGTCGGCCCGACCAGGCGACCGTGGCGAGCACTGCCGGGAGGAGCCGCCGATGCCGCGGGGGGAGATCGACGAGGCCTGGATCGAGGAGGCGGTGCGCAGGTACCGCCGGATCGAGACCCTGCAGGCCGAGTTCGACCGGGCGGTGGCCACCGTCGAGGTGACCGTCCGGTCGCCGGACGGGCTGGTCGAGGTGGTGGTGACCGCCGACGGGAAGATCACCGACGTCCGGTTCCTGGGCCCGCTGCACTCCCGCAACCCGCGCGCCGTCGCCGGCAGCGTGCAGGCCGCGATCGCCGCCGCCGCCGACGCCGCGCAGTGGGCCCGGGAGAAGCTGCACAACGAGACCTTTTCGGCGTACCGCACGTTGGCGGGGGCCTGAGATGGACCGGTTGCCGGCGCTCGCCGCCCGACTGGACGAGGCGAGCGACACGCTGCGCACGCTTGCCCGCTCGGTGACCGCCACCGACCCGGCCCACCCGGCCTTCGGCGCCGACGCCGCGGGCCGCCCCGGTGAGGTGGGGCGGGCCCTGCACCGGCAGTGGGTCGCCGCCACCGAGCAGCGGGCCCGCGAGGCCACCGCCGCCGCCGCGCGACTGGCCGCCGCCGCCACCGCCGTGCGGTCGGCCGCCGAGCGGTACGTCGACACCGACGCCGCCGCCGAACACCGCCTGCGCGGCCTCGACCCTTCCGCCCACCGCACCGGCGGGCCGCGGTGATGGACGCGCTGGACCGGCTCGCCGAGCCCGGCCTGGACCTGCTCCGCCGGGTGGACACCCTGCTCGCCGGCGGCGCGCCGGAGGGCCACCCGGTCTGGCCCCTGCTGCGCCGCCTCCAGGTGCTGCCCGCCGAGGCCGTCCGCGGCTTCCTCGACCTGCATCCCGCGCCGTTGACGACCGCCGGCGACGAGGTGCGCCGGCTGGTCCGCTCCTACGACCAGGCCTGCGCCCCGTTGACCGATCCGGTCGCCTGGTCGGGGCCGGCCGCCGCGTCGTACGGGCAGGCGCGGGCGGCGTTGCTGCGCCACCTCGACGAGGGGCCGGAGAGCCTGATCGGCCGGCTGGAGTCCACCGCGGGGTACGCCGACGCGCTCGCCGACTGGGTGGAGCGCAGTCGGATCGCGCTGGCCCGGACCCTGGCCGAGGTGCTCGGCTCGACCGAGGCGGTGACGGTGGTCGCGGCCACCACGACCGCCACCGGCGCCGGCACCGGCCTGACCGCCAGCGGCACCGGCCTGACGGTCACCGGCGTCGGCGCGGGTGTGACTGCCACCGGCGGCACCCCGACTGCCGGCGGTGCCGTCGACCAGCAGCCGGGGGCCGGCCGGCGGGGTCACCGCGAGGCGGCCGAGATCGCC
Above is a window of Micromonospora yangpuensis DNA encoding:
- a CDS encoding YbaB/EbfC family nucleoid-associated protein — protein: MPRGEIDEAWIEEAVRRYRRIETLQAEFDRAVATVEVTVRSPDGLVEVVVTADGKITDVRFLGPLHSRNPRAVAGSVQAAIAAAADAAQWAREKLHNETFSAYRTLAGA